Within Desulfobacter sp., the genomic segment TGGGCCAAATGGTCTGCCAGGCTGATGACCAGCAATTCGGGTTCCGTATCTTTTTCATACTGGTTCCAGTGGTGGAATTCGGCCATCTGTACAAAGGACTGGGGGAACCGCATTTTTTTGATCAGAACGGCCCCGAAGGTGGTGTGGATTTCATGGATGGCCAGCTGGATCTCCTTTTGGGCGATGGAATTATCAGGATGCATATCAACAAAGGCCTTCATGAGCAGCATTTTGCCGATATCGTGGACAATTCCCATGAGAAACAGATTTTCTGTTTTTTCGATGCCCGCCGCCTCCCCCAGGTGTTTGGACAGGGTGGCCACAGCGAATGAATGAAGCCATAGCCGGTCCAATTCCCTTTTCAAAGACTCATTATCCGAATCAAAGAGATTTTTGGCCGCCACTGCCGTCACCACGGTTCGGGTGGTTTTCAGGCCCAGCCTGACCAGGGCCCCGTTCAGGCTCGCCACCGTATCCATGCCCTTGTACAGGGGGGAGTTGGCAATTGAGATCAACTTTGTGGAAATCACGATATCCTTTTCCACTATCTTACCCAGGGCATCTATGGACGGTGCCTCACCGGCAATAAGCGTTTCCACCTCCTGTACAATATTGGGGAACACGGGCAGGGCAATCTTTCCCGCATAAAACCGGTTAATGATATCGGCCACGGCTGCGGTATGGGAGACCTCTTTCTCCTCGGCTTTCAATGCTTTCTTTGTATCAAACCCCATTTTACCCAGATTCTGGAGCAGCTGCACCCGGCTTACCGGTTTGGTCAGATAGCCGCTGCACCCCAGCTTGATGCAGGCCTTTATGGTATTCATATTCATCCGTGCCGTGACCACGAGGACCCGGACCCGGTCGGACTTATGCACCTTGTCCTTTATCTCCTGACGCCGGATGTGCTTAAGCATCTGGGGACCGTCCATACCCGGCATGGAGACATCCAGGGTAATGATGTCAAAGGCCTCCCCCTTGGCGGCCGCCGCTTTCATTTCCGACAGAGCCTTTCTGGAATTGTCCACGGCCACGCAGGTGCCCAGGGCTTTCATTTTTGACATCAGGATTTTCCTGGAAATTTTTTCATCATCCACGATGAGTATCTTCATCTGATTGTCCTCAATCATCTATTACCGGGATATCGGCCATCACATCCTCCCGGTCCCCGGTTCTCTCCGGCAGCATCACGGCCTGGGCGGTTTTGCCGTCCACCAGGATTTTAATGGGGCTGTCGAAATGGATATGCTTCAGATACCGGGTCTGGGTGGTGCATTCCTGGCAGGAAAAAAATCCGTAATCGATAAAATCCTCCCCACGGTCCCTCACCGTCATATAGGAAATACCCAGGGAGGTAATATTCTGAAAAAAATGGGAGCCCTGGGAGGGATCGGCCTTGATGCTTTCGATGGTGGTCTCCACCATCACCCCCACATTGGAGATATCGTTCCAGACCACGGGGATGCCCAGCCACCGGTCGGATGAGCCCCAGCGCCCCGGGCCGATGAGCACGTATTTTTTGCCAGAAATATTGAAACCGGCATTGATCTTATTAATTTCGCCTGCAATGTCCACGGTCTTCCCCGGATCAAACCGGTCTGGATCCACATAGACCAGGTCATGGATATCTTTGTATTCGCCGTTGCCCAGGGAAAGGGTGGAATAGCAGAAGGCCTGCGTGATCTCTGCCTTTGTGATTTTCACCCTCAGGTTCTGGGCGTACCGTCCCATGGGCCGGATCTGAAGCAGGGAAAATTCCGGCCGCCGTTGGCCGTCCAGGGACAGATTCACGGCAAACTCCACTTCCACGGAGGCTCCCATCCACCGGGACCCCATGGCCGTCACCTCCCCAAGAATATCAGCCAGGGGAAAGGTCCCGTATTTAAGCACATTGGCAAAGGTCAGCACGGGAAACCCCTTGTCCGACCAGGCATCCCTGATCCGGTTATCCTGCATATGGAAGGTGGAGGCCAGGGAACGGACCACGGGATGGTCCTTGGCATCCATGAAGTCCAGCCGGGCCAGGGTCGGATCTTCATTGGATCCCACAAACTTTTCATGGGCCGGAAACTCATCGAGCTTCAGGGCATAAAAATGCTTTTGGGAATTTTCCAGAATATCCTCCACAATGGAAAACTGGGGCAGGAACTGGGGGTATTTCGGACAGACCCTCAGGGTCTTCTCCCCCTCCATAACGATTTTACCCAGCCCCATGGCAATATGGGAAATTCCGTCCTCGGCTTTAAGGTGGCCGATGGGATAAAAATTATAGGACTGGGCCACCCCGGAAATGGCCGGATAAAAATAATTTTTGTGCTTGATGCCCGTGAGCTGCTGGAGCACCACGGCCATCTCCTCATCCTCAATCCTATGCATGGTGCTCCGGGCATAGGACCGGGGCGCCTTCATGTATGTGGAGGCATAAACCAGCTTCACGGCCATAATCAGCCGCTCCAGACGCCGCTCCGGGCTGGGGTCTGTATTGGGAAGCATATAGGTATTGTAAAGTCCGGCAAAGGGCTGGTAATGGGCATCTTCAAACAGGGAGGAGGACCGCACCGCAATGGGATAGCGGACATTGCGGATGTACGCAAAAAGGTTATTTCTGAGCAGTTCCGGCAATTGGGCGCAAAGGAACTGGGTGGCCACCTCATGGTCTTCCATCTCCTCTTTGGCCTCCAGAAGCCGGGCCAGGTTGTTTTTCTCTATAAACTCCTTGAACCCGTCCGTCGCAATGACAAAGGTCTGGGGAATGGTAATATCCACGTCCGGGAACCGCCGGGCCAGGGAGGGGTCCCTCCTGAGCTGGTGGGCCATGAAAGCCAGTCCCCTGGCCTTCCCCCCCAGGGATCCGGTGCCGATTTTCATAAAATTGGTATGGGGGTCGAATTTATCGGAATCAAAATCGATGACACGGCCCTGCCGGGTGTCCCTGCGCCGGGCCCGGATGCTGTCCATGAGAAACCGCTTCAATTCTGCGGCATCACTGAAATCGTCAATGGTATAGGGTTTAAGGCCCAGGGCAAAATCAATCTCATTGCGTGCCATCAGCCATCTTGAAAAATCATTTCTACGGGCATGGCTGAGAACGGATTCGTCCGGGATTTCCATGAGCAGTTTTTCCACGGCCCGAAGATCCGAGGCTCTGGCGATTTCTTCGCCGTCGGGCATACGGAAAATAAAGGCGCCGAACCCCAGGCTGGTCACAAAAAAACTTTTGATCTGGTCATGGAGATTATTGGAATTCTTGTTGATAAAAGTGGCGGGAATGGATTTTACCAGCTCCCGGTTTTTCTCTTCCGTACTGAGGATCAGCACGGGCAGGTCCGGAATTTCCGATTTGATCCGGGTCAAAAGCTTCTGGCCGGCATTGGGATCCTCGGCGCATCCTTTTGGGTAGCGCATATCGGAGAATACCGAAAGCACATAGGGCTTGTACCTTTCGTAGAGGGCAAGGGCCTGTTCATAGTTATGGGCCACCAGGACCTTTGGCCGGCCCCGCATTTTCATAAGCCGGTGCTCCTCATTGATGGATTCGTCCATCACCGACTGGGTCTGAAGCACGATCTGCTTATACAGCAGGGGCAGAAAAGAAGAGTAATGGTAGGGGGAATCCTCCACCATGATGATCACCCTGACCTTTGCACGTTCCGTGTCATAGGCCACATTCATCTCGTCTTCGAAATTTTTGATGATGGCCAGCAGCAGGTCGGCATTCCCGCCCCAGATATAGGTACGGTCCACGGCGGAGTCCGGGCCGGCGCAGGCATACTGGTTTACATCGCTGGTGTTGTGAAGCAGCAGATAAAAAGGCAGGTCCGAATATCTTTTTTTAACAGTTTCCCCGAAGGTATAGACATCCATTCCCGCCAGGCTGGGCATGGCCAGAATCAAATCAAAATTTTTCTTCTCAAGCCGTTCAAAGGCGTCTTTGGCCGAAGAAACCCAGGACAGACGGGGGGGTTTAGACAGGTTCAGCCCTTTGTATTCGTTGATGATTCTAGTGGAGAGTCTTCCTTCTTCCTCCATGATAAACGCATCGTAGGGGCTGGCCACAAGCAGGATATTCTCCACCTTGTTGGCCATGAGTTCGTGATACATCTTGATGGACGGTGCATCTGCGATGGTTTCTTCTAATTTCATGGATTGCCCCGGGCTTTGGGTCATCGTGGTTATTCAATATAACCGGATTTTCCCGGCCGTGTCAAACCCGCAGGCGGTCACAAATTCAACGGCACAGAAGGAAGAAAAACACCTGATCGCCCTCCCCGCCCGGCAACCTGAACTCAATGCGCCAGTACAGAATTTTTCTGTTTTTTTAATTTTTTCGGAAACGTCTCGATAAAAGGAACAGACTCAAAATCACCATTGCAATTCCGCTTAAGGGCCGGCCGATATATTCAAGGTGCAGTCCCGGGGCCAGCATTGCCTCCTGGGGTTTCTCCGGATTCACATAAACCTCCACGGCCTTTTTTTTGGGAAACTTATTGAGCCACTTTTCAGCGCCTTCACGGCTGCCGTTATAATCATATCCCGGATATAATAGTTTACCATTGAACGAATAACGGTTGACGCGATAACTGAAGTGAAATTCCACCCGATACCCACTCTTTGAACGCTCCCCGGCCGGACGAAAATTGTTGATATGGGCATAGGTAATTTTCCCCGGGTGTTTATCCCAGGTCAGGGCAAGGATGCCTTTCCATCCCTGCGACATCCCCACAGTTACAAGCAGTATGCCGCCGATTAAAAAAATAATCGATATGACAATCTCTATCCACTTGTCTCTTACCATATCCAAGGGTTCCTGAATGTCTGAAAAAATTACGCCAGCCGCTATGGGGGGCTTCAGTCCATGCCCATCTCTTTTTCCACTTCGGCAATCCGCCGGAGCAGGGCATTCTTCTCTTCAGGAGCCAGATCCGGCCGGGACAGCTGTTTTTGCAGGCCCAGCAGGATCATTTCGGCACGGTAATCGTTGCAGGTGTAATTTGAGGTCTTTGCTCCGGGATCTTCCATCTCAGCTCCGTATTTTCAATGGGATCAATACAGGTCGTACTTAACCAGCTTGCCCTCAAGTCCGCCGATTTTCAAAGGCCGTTTCCAGGAAGGGGCCAGGGGGACTTTTTTGATGAACTTGGGGTCTCCGAAGTAGACATAGGCGGTGCAGCCCCTGCACTTTTCTTTGAAGAAGGTACCCAGGTCCTTGTAGAATTGATTCATATCCAGGTCCTTGCCCATGCGGATGCCGTAGGGGGGATTGGTGACGATGACGGCATCTTCAATGGGATCCAGTTCCCGGAAATCGGACAGCCAGATGGGAATATCCCCGCCGAAATGCATTCCCATGAGGTTGGTCTGAACGGCTTCCACGGACTTTTCGGAGATATCGCTCCCCTGGATCAGGTCCCGGGGCAGGGGCCGGATATTCTCCTCAGCCGCATCTTTGACCCGTTTCCATTCCCGGGCGCTGAAATCCGGCAGCCTTTCCATCCCGAATTTTTCCCTGAAAACCTGGGCCGGAATCCGGCAGTAATGCATCAGGGCTTCGCAGAGCAGGGTGCCTGAACCGCACATGGGATCGTACAGGGGCCGTTCCCCGTTCCACCCGCTGAGCCGGATGACGGCCGCGGCAACGGTTTCCTGCATGGGAGCGGATACAGAGGCTTCACGGTATCCCCGTTTGTGCAGAGGCCCGCCGGAGACATCCACGGAAATGGTTGCCCGGTCCCTGTGGATATGGACGTTGAAAGTGATCCAGGGATCCTCGGCATTCACCGAAGGCCGCCTATTGGTCCGGTCCCGAAAATAATCGGCAATGGCATCCTTGACCCGCAGCCCTGCAAAATTGGAGTGGGTAATCTCGGATTCCGAGACATTGGCCGTGATGGAAAACGTCTTTTTGGGGGTAAGGAACTCTTCCCACCGGATCTTTTTGGCGGCCTTGTACAGCTCATCCTTGTCTTTGCACTCAAACTCAGCCAATGGTGCCAGCACCCGTGAAATCAACCGGGCCTGGTAGACGATTTTATAGAACACCGCCCTGTCCGCTTTAAACCAGATCCCCCGGAACACCGGTTTGAGAGCCGTTGCCCCCAACTCTTCCAATTCCTTTAAGGCAAGTTCCTTGACACTCTCCGCCACCTGGGCGAAATACCGGGATTCCCGCTCATAGATATATTCAAGCTTGGCCAGCTTGCGGGTCTTCCCTCTTCCCTTCTGAAGGATCGCTCTTTTTTCTATATTCACTGTTCTTCCTTGATTTCGTATATTTTTGTAACCGTCTTTTATACCAGGATTTTAACCATTTTAAAATGGTTAAAGAAAAATCATTAGTGAAATCAGAAGTGCAGAGACGCCGACCATGGGTAAAATTTCCGCCTTTTTCATCTGTCTCATCTGGGGATATCTGACCATCATGAAGCAGAGGTAGACAGTAACGGCAAAGGGAAGCGCCGGTAAGAAAATGCGGGTTTCCCGGGCCAGAAGAATGGCGGCGGCCAGCCCGACACAGGCGGCGGGGAGGAGAAAAAATTTGGGTGAATCCCAGGTTCTGCTCCCGCCCAGCAGGTTGTCGTTCAGCTTAAACTTGCAGGCTGCCGCGGCCAGAAAGGCCAGCAGAATCCAGTCGGTAATGCCGAACAGGGGCATAAACGCCTTCTGGCCCGGCATGGGCACCTTGACCAGGACAAAGTCAACAAAGGGGGGAAAGCCCTGCATTCCCCCTTCATAATAGCCCGCGATACTCTGGGAAAGCACCTTGGTGGGCCCCTTGAATACGCTGAACATATCCGCCAGCCCGGCAGTAACCCCAACAGCCACGATCTCTGCAGGCCGCTTCAGGTGGCTGGCCAGCCAGCCGCCCAGAATGCAGGCAAAAAAAATCAGGGTGATGGTCAGGATGCCGAACAACAGGTTGGACCGGTATCCGGTCAGGGCGGTAAAGAGATAACCGCCCAGAAACACCAGAACCACGGCCGCCAGCCAGGCCATGCGAAGGGAATGGCGGGCCCTGAATCTGGGTTCCAGCCGGACCAGATATACCTCGGTGACCATGACGGCGGCATAGAGGCAGATACAGATGGAAAGGTAGTCAAATCCCCTGGGAACTTCGGCAGGCAGCATGCCCCATGCCAGGTAAAGCCCTGAGCACACCGCCCCCCAGATCAGGTAGATTAAGGCGACCGGTCCGGCTGCCACTGGGTTACCCGTCCGTCCGGGCAGAGCCGATGCCCAGCCGGTCGGCGATATTGGCGCCGGGATCGATCACCGGCTCAATAAGGGCTTTGGGGCAGGTCATAAGGGTGGAGATGCCCGGTCCGTGGCCGGCCAGCCTGCAGTCGGAATGGACCACAATGCCGATGCTCACGGCCCCCTGGACAAACGCCCGGCCGTATGAGTTGTCATGGTCCATCAGGGCCACGAAATCCCCGAACCGCATCCTGTCCAGTTTGTATTTTTTCACCGTGTCCGGATCCGAGGTCATCACATCATAATCCCCGGCCCCCACATGGGCCCGGCCCACCCCGGATCCCATGCAGGGCGCCGGTACCGTTGTGGTCACCGGCACTTTCAGGGTGCCGC encodes:
- a CDS encoding HDOD domain-containing protein; translation: MKILIVDDEKISRKILMSKMKALGTCVAVDNSRKALSEMKAAAAKGEAFDIITLDVSMPGMDGPQMLKHIRRQEIKDKVHKSDRVRVLVVTARMNMNTIKACIKLGCSGYLTKPVSRVQLLQNLGKMGFDTKKALKAEEKEVSHTAAVADIINRFYAGKIALPVFPNIVQEVETLIAGEAPSIDALGKIVEKDIVISTKLISIANSPLYKGMDTVASLNGALVRLGLKTTRTVVTAVAAKNLFDSDNESLKRELDRLWLHSFAVATLSKHLGEAAGIEKTENLFLMGIVHDIGKMLLMKAFVDMHPDNSIAQKEIQLAIHEIHTTFGAVLIKKMRFPQSFVQMAEFHHWNQYEKDTEPELLVISLADHLAQALGFGGVTDGDTSAKQGKETGAGEAYSGDETCGRKAMVERIAALSAIVHLGLTPEVVVTIGEKVAPTIKESAHAF
- a CDS encoding phosphoenolpyruvate synthase PpsA, whose translation is MKLEETIADAPSIKMYHELMANKVENILLVASPYDAFIMEEEGRLSTRIINEYKGLNLSKPPRLSWVSSAKDAFERLEKKNFDLILAMPSLAGMDVYTFGETVKKRYSDLPFYLLLHNTSDVNQYACAGPDSAVDRTYIWGGNADLLLAIIKNFEDEMNVAYDTERAKVRVIIMVEDSPYHYSSFLPLLYKQIVLQTQSVMDESINEEHRLMKMRGRPKVLVAHNYEQALALYERYKPYVLSVFSDMRYPKGCAEDPNAGQKLLTRIKSEIPDLPVLILSTEEKNRELVKSIPATFINKNSNNLHDQIKSFFVTSLGFGAFIFRMPDGEEIARASDLRAVEKLLMEIPDESVLSHARRNDFSRWLMARNEIDFALGLKPYTIDDFSDAAELKRFLMDSIRARRRDTRQGRVIDFDSDKFDPHTNFMKIGTGSLGGKARGLAFMAHQLRRDPSLARRFPDVDITIPQTFVIATDGFKEFIEKNNLARLLEAKEEMEDHEVATQFLCAQLPELLRNNLFAYIRNVRYPIAVRSSSLFEDAHYQPFAGLYNTYMLPNTDPSPERRLERLIMAVKLVYASTYMKAPRSYARSTMHRIEDEEMAVVLQQLTGIKHKNYFYPAISGVAQSYNFYPIGHLKAEDGISHIAMGLGKIVMEGEKTLRVCPKYPQFLPQFSIVEDILENSQKHFYALKLDEFPAHEKFVGSNEDPTLARLDFMDAKDHPVVRSLASTFHMQDNRIRDAWSDKGFPVLTFANVLKYGTFPLADILGEVTAMGSRWMGASVEVEFAVNLSLDGQRRPEFSLLQIRPMGRYAQNLRVKITKAEITQAFCYSTLSLGNGEYKDIHDLVYVDPDRFDPGKTVDIAGEINKINAGFNISGKKYVLIGPGRWGSSDRWLGIPVVWNDISNVGVMVETTIESIKADPSQGSHFFQNITSLGISYMTVRDRGEDFIDYGFFSCQECTTQTRYLKHIHFDSPIKILVDGKTAQAVMLPERTGDREDVMADIPVIDD
- a CDS encoding DUF3592 domain-containing protein, which translates into the protein MVRDKWIEIVISIIFLIGGILLVTVGMSQGWKGILALTWDKHPGKITYAHINNFRPAGERSKSGYRVEFHFSYRVNRYSFNGKLLYPGYDYNGSREGAEKWLNKFPKKKAVEVYVNPEKPQEAMLAPGLHLEYIGRPLSGIAMVILSLFLLSRRFRKN
- a CDS encoding class I SAM-dependent RNA methyltransferase; translation: MNIEKRAILQKGRGKTRKLAKLEYIYERESRYFAQVAESVKELALKELEELGATALKPVFRGIWFKADRAVFYKIVYQARLISRVLAPLAEFECKDKDELYKAAKKIRWEEFLTPKKTFSITANVSESEITHSNFAGLRVKDAIADYFRDRTNRRPSVNAEDPWITFNVHIHRDRATISVDVSGGPLHKRGYREASVSAPMQETVAAAVIRLSGWNGERPLYDPMCGSGTLLCEALMHYCRIPAQVFREKFGMERLPDFSAREWKRVKDAAEENIRPLPRDLIQGSDISEKSVEAVQTNLMGMHFGGDIPIWLSDFRELDPIEDAVIVTNPPYGIRMGKDLDMNQFYKDLGTFFKEKCRGCTAYVYFGDPKFIKKVPLAPSWKRPLKIGGLEGKLVKYDLY